ttcgatgattctgacaaatgacattatggaaactgactttatgggaaacaaagtttctggcactagattaatatagtaaacaatgattatggcataagatgttatgagaaacaatattatgattgttgaataggatggcaaataaaattatggcaaatgaaattctggcaaatgggggtatcccgtttttgacggtcacggagcatcaccaatttttgccgggaacatgtcgtcatatacttatggccccctatagaaaatcagatatttttgcacggccgttcatagtcattttatgctggtcaccagctggtattccatgaatatttggtctagttgagtggagaagtgccattcaaaacaagcgctttctaaacaacgatgtatttaggtactttataatttattattgttttcaacttacggttacgtgttcgcggtatgcacagagtaaatctttaatgaaattgagacatattttatattaaatttgaaccagaagcactatacctatacccgctcgcattccctttttttctattctaagtaagaatcgattaataagtatctaaatatgtatggataaattaaattgtaattgtttacatacaacctgtgaagtttggttgacaaaatttgacgtaggtgctgtcatatatatttttaaaatgacgtactgttaataccagcgtaatgaaaatgtattccaatgagtaaaagaaaacatgaaacttttttcaatttaaccgaactagaatgaaataatttatacgcattcggttgtgttcgttattttctttaataatgtgatatatttttatttattttttatgcacaagccatgcacctttaaactttaaatgagattggatctccacctgacatatttgatttaccctatttattttgagcacagttttacactggtatggtttttcgtgtacgtacactattttctgtcaaaatatttgtcaaatttaattgtcaacacggagcgaccggcgacacgtctgcctccgatgagccgctcacggcgtctaatcgaaaggagaattctgacagcaatggcgaatgtatggaaattttacgatagtttaaatttaaggtaaaacttctgtgttgcctttgagaggaaaaatataaaaaacctcaaaacttcaaaggacaaaacacgtgtttccgagctagtgaggggaaaaaaattttACTGCTCATTTGTATGTTTTGCCTATCAATTTGCAACAGGCGCTTGTTTTCTCGTAATACATGTAATAAATGCACATAAATTATTCATTACTtctgccttagtgcgttttcacattatccgatccgatatcggatgtcagaaggatttcaatagaaaaaatccaagatggcgcctgtaacgtATGGGAtaacggtccgacatccgatatcggatcgattATTACATATATTACGAGAAAACAAGCGCCTGTTCCAAATTGGTAGGCAAAACATACAAATGAGCACTAAAATTTTTCGTTGTTGATTTGACCGATATCACGTgtgatttaaattattattggcAGTTTTATGAagtacagtttattgatatatgatCCAGAACATATACAcgatacacggctatgcgcgccaacctgacgtcagaacggCGTGTCTATGTCACTATCTATTTAATGCGTGATTGCTTGAGGTACAGTTTtcttcgctataggtacagtttaggtacagttatttggtgcaaatgtTGTGACGATTCAGACATCTCTCACGCCATCCTGACGGACACAAAGTACAACAGTGTGATGtcgtattatatatttatacatactgtcacatcattatcattatttaaattataatatattattattataaccgAACATAAtaatcagggcccgtaactttcatgctgatgatataaatttgacgtcacgcagGCAGCGtattacaccggtcaaatcttacatgaaaatcggctaaaaaaacaaagtgtgatgtaaagctggatttttggtatgttatttggagtccttgggggaatgtaagactatattttgcaagcaaaaaaaaagtgtgctaacttcgtaatttaaaaaaaaaagtaaaaaaatcggactttttttggtttttatttttttattaaaaaactatgcgtttttggtcaaaagttgctttgtaatgttgaaagcgcattaaattccaaacagtttgacatcttcattatcaatgtccgtcaaatagttttcgagatatgaaacgtcaaaaaaggttaatttttgacgcatttataaaatgtagcgttttgccaatatttttagacaaatatctgcaaaatacttcatgatatgatatatattgcaatataacattgtataaaatttattttgctttagttttagtacaaataaaggtcagtaagacgaatagttactttggtaaacaaaaaaaatctataaatagagaagccaagagtctggtagattggttaaggtaaaatagtttacgctaaaagttttaggttgaaagtgctatctattcgatctcactttctttgatatacgtttatctgaaaaaattgtctaagctaactttgcatcgatttgactattactaatgaagaaataaatacagtaaaattttgaagtttagtaaattagaaaaataaaacagaattagttacattttactttttcctttttgagggtcctgcatggttctgcatcttgatggcacaactcctgtagtgatagaaagtccacttgagttgtatttgaccaccaattgctgtggaataaactacgggaacggaaagcgcccacgccaattattaagatactggagaagtggtattcccagcagaagaacgtaataagatggaagtcaactctgtccacagccagcgggctaaattgtggcgtgagacaaagaggcagtatgtctccggctttcttcagcgtgtacatggatgggctgtcgcaggctttgaccagtaccgaggttggctgctccatcaatgggcaaatgataaatcacatcgcatatgcagacgatatggtcctactagcaccatctgtgggagctatgcgtaagttacttgcagaatgcgagagatacgccagccagcataacatgagatacaatccggagaAGTCTGAATTTAtactcatggaggcagcacatatgcccacacatgtaccacctcttttgcttgatggagttcaattgcggagagtacacgaagtcaaatatcttggccacatcttgttgtccagtttaaaagaccaggaggacatagaaaggcagaggcgagccaccgcagtaagggcaaacatgttggctagaagattcgccaaatgtagtgacagcgtaaaaagacagctgttcctcagtttttgtacaagcgtgtatactgccgagttatggtccgactacacctgcgcggcggtgagagacctgcgcgtgcaatacaacacatactatgtactgatatttcgttaaacggagaatactatgattcaggcacgtccacgacaacgctcgtgagattgcatcgatgttattgaccctcagtggtatgctttaaaaaccagtccgtacaagaacaatttcggaacaatctgattcctCAATCTGAAAACCCTCAGTTGAATCTCACTCATTGTGAGATTCAACTGaaggttttctactcgtaatatatttttttccgccaagcggcgatcctgaggtctttctgaccgtaaacttaacttactaaataaatgttgatttgatatacgcaaatatgtgtctgagtaatacttgaacagcccccaaataataataattcgttctccgctacgcctcctgtaaatatatgtaaactatcccatttggccattaccatccaccgattatttctgatccagttatactagacttatgatataatcctatttttttaaataactcgcactcttttggtcttaaatgagagctagtgaaattttctacatttttattttacaatttatgtaatagcctgagttgttttgctgatatctgtctcaaaatattagcaaaacgaatattttcataaaaaggggaaaaatgctcttttttgacgcttcatatctcaaaaaatatttgacggacattgataaaaaagatgtcaaactgtttggaatttaatgcgcttttaacattacaaagcaacttttgaccaaaaatgcatagttttttaataaaacggcaaaaaccaaaaaaagactgatttttttacttttttttttaaattacgaagttagcacaccatttttttgcttgcaaaatatagtcctacattcccccaaggaccccaaataacataccaaaaatgcagctttacatcacactttgtttttttatttctctttttgaccagtgtatataggtgattcaagagttttatttaataattaattatttttcatcaatcattttaatcatgacttcaatactaatctattcatacgtgaaataattaagacatacttgatacgtgaaaaataaattaaatttgtttattttttatacataccttttattaaatagttttgttaccataaattataaaaacaaaacaaattgtttccttttcgtttcacgtatcaagtaggtattaattattccacgtaggTATGAgtagcttacttttgaagtcatttgtacatgattaaattgattgatgaataatgattacaataaaattatttgaatcacCTATAAGCAGCGTGACGttaaattgatgtcatcggcatgaaaacgACGGGGCCCGATAATGATGTTATTGttagtaaattttattataatcctAGCTAGGGTAAATTGCCAGTTAAATTGTTAGGTTGATTATGTTGTGTCTTTGTGACATGGGAGTTTCCTGACTGGCCGCGTTCATGacatccggtaaacggtgaggtaaccgagagcccTATCCAGTAGGGACGCAGAGGCGACAGGGAACACTCATGACACACACCTCCTTCAGTGATAGTTGTTCCAGATCAGCGTGAGGTATCTAAATGAATGAGGCagttaaataatacaaattatttGGTTCATCAAATCTATTGTTTCATTTATAAGTTAAGGGTGACATCAAACTTGTTCTGgctcaaaataagttatttttacAGACATTAATCAAGGGGCCAATATACCTTTTGGTTACCTTTCGTTCACTCTGCATTATTTTTTTGCGGAGAGTTGCCTACACACGACCACACCGCACCTGTAAGATGGGCACCGCCGATGACCTTAGTGCGATACGGTCCTCGTACGGTCATGTTTTAACAGCTTTACGAGAAACACCAGACCACAGAATAAACGGCACAAGCCGGGATATTAAATGACCTTGAATTGCGCGCCGTTTACGTCCAGTCCGCGTACGACTGCGAGCTGCGTGCGGTCGCAATGTTGCACACAAACACGAACACCCGATAAGcctcgcgccgcgccgcctcCCTGCAGCTACAAACGCAATAGTGCCTATGGACGTGCAGATAATTAAAAATGCAAACTTATATGAAATTATGACTATGACGTTTACACAGGCaaggctatcaaaatcgttgccaacGTAGCTTGGTCTGAGTCTAGCTGGTTTGAGCTGACtggtttaataaatgaaacgaTCATGAATCATGACATCTGCAATAACGtgattgtttaatttattagtgaCTAACATTTTTACTTATAATCTAAAAGACTAGTTTTTAATCACATAGACCCATTTCAAATTAAGCTGCAAATCTTAATAGAAAATAAGATCACTAATTAAGTATTAACTATAATCTAGATCGTCATTATCATCACAGTTAATATTATACACATTAACATTGTTTTGTTTGtgagatttgtttaaaaacatCGGAACCAATAgctaggtactatcagctgcaaaagtgcatggcgaatttatcaatgaatgccttcataatttctccatgcacttttgcagctgatagtacattgcaCTACAGAACGTGTGAAGCCCGTTCCACATGCAAAACTACATACCGGATGTGGCCTACAACTGGTGCATTCAACCAAACTGTATGATACTCCTCAATCTGACCAACATTGGTTcagcaacttttaaaaattactttactatttatttaaacaacctttgtcagtttattagttgcaattttgtaatatttaaatagtgtcagtcaattgtaaatagtaatTATTAGTGTTAAGAGTAATTACACTTCAATGGAACAGTgcaaatcaatatttatttatatatatatatgtttattgtATACCTACATTTGAGGACTATCGTTAACATACGTTTTAATTATTCACTCCTGTTACTGGCCACAACCAGTATAACTCagataaatttagttttatttgtaaaaggTGAGCTCACGTGGGGGTAGCCTCTAGTAAATAAtagatatagaaaaaaaatacaaaacatatcTAAAGAGACCTATTCATATAGTTTAagtatttgtttataaattgcATGGACAATGGGGTTGGATCAAAGCAGTCACCACATAACGCCAGCATAGCAGCAGCAGCTGTCAATCCCTTAAATTGgctcaaaaaaaatttttgttttGGAAGCAGCCATTCAAATGAAAATCTCATTGAAGGAAGTTTGGTACAGGAGCAATAATCCTATGATGGCACCATCAATGAAAAACTTTGACAACCCCATTTTATAGGTATTATATTATTTCCCCACCAGCCCCTCCTTGATGTTATAAGTGTTATGACCTTATGACTAATTACGAGTATTCATCTTTAAATGTGTTATGCAATTTTATAAATGATTAAATAAAGTAATAACATTACTATTACAGTTTTCATTATAGAATTACATATTTGATATGTGGCCAAGCTGCACTAGGGGGTTTATAGACAAAAAATAATGTGTGAACATTTTATAGGAAATTTGGCAAGATTGCCACATCTCACTTATTTATTACCTAATCAATgtctaaaataatataacaacATCTTAATTACAAGCGAATTATTCTTGTACATACTACTATTTCAGATCTAAACACTAGATTAACAGGTGTATTCATTTAAAGATAGCATAGCACATTAGCTTTCATTTTTTGTTTCATATTATGTAGTTGCCTAGTATGAAAATAATGACTTGTTTTTGGTTTGTGCTgttgtttaattttaatatactgtAGGTATAAAATACCATTTTATACTAAAACTGTTTTCAAGAATAGTCATGgctactaacaaggaaagttgaAATGATTTAATTATTCGTCTTTTTTAGTATCCTTAAATAGATGCTGCTTGGCTAATGTGTATGCCACACCTATGGTCAGACAAGAAACCACAGTCCCCTGGGCAGCCACACGCAACTGCATGAGAAATACGCTTGTACTCATTTTACCTCGAGTTTTGAATTTATAAGCCCCCACTCCACAAACTCCAATCAGTCCTAAGATACCTAGcaacataaaaaaaaccacagttaataaatataaataaaatgtaatgagCAAaccacgtaaaaaaaaaactttataatgGGGAAACATCCTGAAGAGAAGATCGAGATTATTATATTAACACTAATTACTTCAAGAAATAAAAAACTGACCTAGtctcatatttttgataattttagtcttagtagtttcggagatgaAGGGTTGTTACTTACCTATAATCATGAAAGGGGAATCCTTAGACTTTCTGGCCAATTTATCTGCCTGAGATTCATCATTATAATTGAAAGCTGGCCGAGAGCTTGCCATAattctgtaataaataaaaattactgtTAAACACATTTGTGGATTTCGTGGTTTTAAAAGTATATGAAAATACTTTCGGCTAAATTTCCAGTATGCAAACAAAATTCACTTACCTAATTATTAAGTTGTGGACTAGCAggtaatttatataatatttaaaagaaaTCCTTACATTGCATCACTACAAAACTATGGTCAAGGTTATATCAGTCAGATACGTTacgtcattttttgacattggcTCTGGAGAGAACGCATGCGTtcagtgaaaaaaaaagaaagcgTGCGTTCAGTGGGGCGTTTTTTTCTGAAGTATAGTGCTAACACACGACCGTATTCAGTCTGTTATAATTAGGGAATCTGAGGCACGCCACAGACTGGtgcccacagaccaacccctatagacatccattacaagacgactcgcggtcgccagccttcctagtatttgcactgatataagcgcgggcgctcgccgtgcccgatcagtatcgaccaagtaacagacccgaaagcagcgcgtgtttttcgcactaaaaaattggaaaagggtattttgatgccttaaagatgtccacctgtagtgtgaaatggtgtggaaaggtaacaagaagctcaaatttaaaaacagacggcattacattccacaaataagtcatatttataatttattcagagccggcataggtcaacttacattggccacttacgcgtcagtagagggacagtcatacttctgtcccttttcatctggcgcgactgcccgccgtccttgaaacggccaatcacagcgcgcttaatacattccccgcccgctcctcgcaccccaaacactggtgactcgtatcgcgaacaaaatatacaagatttctactctataggaggttatCTATGCTGGTGCCTAAAGCCTGATCAGGAAATATAcacatttgtatatttatatacgactattgtcaagagggcacTGTTATAAAttcacgggaagcatggtcgcgcgataaaatatcaggccgtccctatcgcactattagtaagtgcgatagggacggccagatgttttatcatttatcgcgcgaccatgcttcccgtgctctgatgttctgcacgggaagcatggtcgcgcgatagacgataaaatatcaggccgtccctatcgcacttacaaatagtgcgatagggacggcctgctattttatcacttatcgcgcgaccataattgcctgcctgttgTATACGGTGACAGTTCACTagagtatgaaaaaaaatagttctaatgaaactccgcaacatggcgcttagTCTTGatagatcagtcaatgaatgctcaaaaggggggtctaggtggaatggccgaaagcagaaagtttcactacgggatgttatTAGGGGTAGttaggagacatacatactaaaagtcctcggactttggacgtgagctcgaagaggggggatgaaaaaaggtcccattttttggttttttactcatatttaaaaaactatgcgtcatacgaaattttggtttaccacaccttgaaagcttataaaattctctataactttgatctagaaactttttttctattctcaaccattatctaggtatgagcacctaaaaactgtaaattttttaaaaatcgtttccccccactttttgcttcatacattgctccatatcttgcaaaatatttatcttagacaaaagttttcttaaaaaatcttgtagatcattcaaatacctttcataatatgtatacatatgcttctgggtcatgtaccgttgaataattatacgactttaaaacgaaatgaaacaacaaaaatgtatgtgatactgataaacgtgtaaaatatgtatttcatgaacatgattgtattacgatgctgtataaatgcattcacacaacaggtaacaatacaattagcagtatataaaggccttctcacacccacatctaccactactagttacaatctgtggtgcaccggcaaaatattgacttcagtatttcttccggagcagctggtactttggtttgcacaggaatcagtaatttgctttcgttccgtgcccattccccattcatcatcctccttgcgttatcccggcatttgccatggctcatgggagcctggggttcattttgacaactaatcccaagatttggcgtaggcactagttttacgaaagcgactgccatctgactttccaactcgaagggtaactagaactcaatggaattagtccggtttcctcacgatgttttccttcaccgaaaagcgactggcaaatatcaaatgacatttcgcacataagttcagaaaaaagtcattggtatattagggagggaggtaaaaaaagtgtggaatactaattagagctcctggtcgtgaccgtgtttcgtgtacccgtagccgaatctccgttgccgtg
This genomic stretch from Leguminivora glycinivorella isolate SPB_JAAS2020 chromosome Z, LegGlyc_1.1, whole genome shotgun sequence harbors:
- the LOC125241303 gene encoding HIG1 domain family member 1C-like produces the protein MASSRPAFNYNDESQADKLARKSKDSPFMIIGILGLIGVCGVGAYKFKTRGKMSTSVFLMQLRVAAQGTVVSCLTIGVAYTLAKQHLFKDTKKDE